One region of Eupeodes corollae chromosome 1, idEupCoro1.1, whole genome shotgun sequence genomic DNA includes:
- the LOC129945667 gene encoding uncharacterized protein LOC129945667, with product MSKNGAEDKTGDDEGKPADDPPADLRPMAISGLSVAARMPQFWRDRPSLWFAQLEAILSASKPNDDTKFQYVVANLDRRDLEQVSDILLTPPSANKYALVKARLIEVYEESDEQRLQRLIEGLDLGDSQPSQLLRRIRDLSRSSGTPDMVLQVMWLSRLPSNVRSILSAVKGDLNTLADVADKIMSHSSSPKTIAALPPPTG from the exons ATGAGCAAAAATGGAGCAGAAGACAAAACAGGCGACGACGAGGGAAAACCCGCCGATGATCCACCTGCAGATCTCCGACCGATGGCAATTTCTGGACTCTCTGTAGCTGCACGAATGCCTCAATTTTGGCGTGACCGACCGTCGCTATGGTTTGCACAGCTCGAGGCTATTCTTTCTGCTTCCAAGCCGAACGACGACACAAAGTTTCAGTACGTCGTTGCCAATCTTGACCGGAGGGACCTGGAACAAGTGTCAGACATTCTTCTGACTCCGCCATCAGCAAACAAATACGCGCTGGTCAAAGCTAGGCTAATTGAAGTTTATGAAGAGAGTGACGAACAACGTTTGCAGCGCCTAATAGAAGGTCTTGATCTGGGCGACTCTCAGCCCTCTCAGCTTCTCCGGCGCATCCGCGACCTTTCAAGATCTTCAGGCACTCCCGATATGGTGCTGCAGGTCATGTGGCTTTCTCGTTTGCCATCAAATGTGAGATCGATTCTTTCCGCTGTCAAAGGCGATCTGAACACACTGGCCGACGTCGCGGATAAAATAATGAGCCACTCATCGTCTCCTAAAACTATTGCTGCGCTACCACCACCGAC AGGCTAA